From a region of the Stenotrophomonas sp. BIO128-Bstrain genome:
- a CDS encoding lipid A deacylase LpxR family protein, producing the protein MSLKPFALPAALAGVLALAAPAAHAATQCGPDAMREHPPQVNFRVDNDLFGGKDQDQGYTNGAQITFVSPNLVDYTDDPCLPRLARWVNSHLERLHPGEYEQQNMIFSLAQGIFTPTDFTRKDLIEDDRPYAGVLIGSFGYNARRGDRLQTTQLALGVVGPWAQGKEVQNAVHELLGDEKFQGWDNQLHNEPVIMLTHERMRRWPADASENLGGWGWDAISHYGGAVGNLATHLNAGGEVRFGWKLPDDFGSTPLRPAGENTAPTRGGKPSGWSWHLFATTDAAWVIRDITLDGNTFRNSHSVDKRHVVGTAGYGLAVMRGRWKFALARYHSTREFDGQREAPVFGSFTISRSL; encoded by the coding sequence TGCCGGCCGCACTCGCCGGCGTCCTGGCCCTGGCCGCGCCTGCCGCCCACGCCGCCACTCAATGCGGGCCCGATGCGATGCGCGAGCACCCGCCGCAGGTCAATTTCCGCGTCGACAACGACCTCTTCGGTGGCAAGGACCAGGACCAGGGCTATACCAACGGCGCCCAGATCACCTTCGTCTCGCCGAATCTGGTCGATTACACCGATGACCCGTGCCTGCCGCGCCTGGCGCGCTGGGTCAACAGCCACCTGGAGCGGCTGCATCCGGGCGAGTACGAACAGCAGAACATGATCTTCAGCCTGGCCCAGGGCATCTTCACCCCCACCGATTTCACCCGGAAGGACCTGATCGAGGACGACCGGCCGTATGCGGGCGTGCTGATCGGCAGCTTCGGTTACAACGCGCGTCGCGGCGACCGGTTGCAGACCACGCAGCTGGCGTTGGGCGTGGTGGGGCCGTGGGCCCAGGGCAAGGAAGTCCAGAACGCGGTGCACGAGCTGCTGGGCGATGAGAAGTTCCAGGGTTGGGACAACCAGCTGCACAACGAGCCGGTGATCATGCTCACGCACGAGCGGATGCGGCGGTGGCCGGCCGACGCCAGTGAGAACCTGGGCGGCTGGGGCTGGGATGCGATCAGCCACTACGGTGGCGCGGTGGGCAATCTGGCCACGCACCTCAATGCCGGTGGCGAGGTGCGCTTTGGTTGGAAGTTGCCGGACGATTTCGGCAGCACGCCGCTGCGCCCGGCCGGTGAGAACACTGCGCCGACGCGCGGCGGCAAGCCGAGCGGCTGGTCGTGGCATCTGTTCGCCACCACGGATGCGGCGTGGGTGATCCGCGATATCACGCTGGACGGCAATACCTTCCGCAACAGCCACAGCGTGGACAAGCGCCACGTGGTGGGGACGGCCGGTTACGGGCTGGCGGTGATGCGCGGTCGCTGGAAGTTCGCGCTGGCCCGTTACCACAGCACGCGCGAGTTCGATGGGCAGCGTGAGGCGCCGGTGTTCGGCAGCTTCACGATCAGCCGCTCGCTGTAA